CCCAAACAAATCGTTAATGTCAAAGCATCACCATTGGGAAGGGATGTTGTTACTCACATTGAATATGACGGATTTGGAAGACAAGTAAAAGACTTTCTTCCCGTTCCGCAATCTGGAACCCTGAACGGAGCTATTGTTCCAACACCACTAGGAAATGCTTCGTCAGTGTATGGATCAGAAAAGATCTATGCGGAAAAAATACCGGAAAACTCTCCATTGGATAGAATCCAACAGCAGATTCAAGTAGGAAATGACTGGAGCAATAAGCCTGTTAAATTTGACTACGATACCAATATTGAGGAAGACTATGTAAGAAAATACGAAACCACTACAACATGGGTAGATGGCAGAACCCAAACCTCTGTTCAGCTCCTTCAGTATTTTCAAGCCTCAAAATTATACAAAAACACAGTAACCGATGAAGATGGTAACAAAACCATAGAATTCAAAAATGGGAAAGGGCAGGTTTTACTGGTTAGAAAAGTATTAAATGCTACACAAAACACAGATACTTATTACGTTTATAATGAATATGATCAGCTGGCATTTGTGATACCTCCTTTAGCATCAGCACCTACTGTAGAAACCACTACTGTAGAAAACCTTTATTACCAATACCGTTACGATGGCAGAAACCGTTTAGTGGAAAAGAAACTTCCTGGAAAAGGCTGGGAGTATATGGTGTATGATAAAGCCGACCGTTTGATTCTTACCCAGGATGCGGTTATGAAGCCGACAGAAAAATGGCTGATGACTAAGTATGATACATTCGGGAGAGTCATCTATACAGGAATTGTGGCAGGAGGTAAAAGACCTGTAATGCAAAACCTGATTAAAGATCTTGTTATTACCGAATCCCGCAATACAACTGGATTTACCCAAAATGGGATGGCTGTTTATTATACCAATGTTTACTTCCCGGCTGACACACAAACCATTTTAAGTATCAATTATTACGATACCTATCCTACGGGATCTTCTGCAGTCACCAATGTATTTGCACAAGAGCTCCTTACTGACAATCCGGCTAATTCACAAACCACCAAAGGAATGCTTACCGCTTCCTATGTCAAAAACATAGAAGATGACAAGTGGACAAAGAACTTTATCTGGTATGATACCAAAGGAAGAAACATCGGTTCAAGAAGCAACAACCATCTGGGAGGATATACTGTCGTTAATCATAAACTTGATTTTGCAGGGGTTGTCCTTCAGACCAATACCTATCACAGGAGGCTTGGCACAGATCCGGAAATGCATATCGCAGAAAAATTCACTTATGATTCACAAAACAGGCTTCTGACCCATACCCATCAGATAGGCAGCAATCCTGTTGAATATCTGGCTCAAAACAAATACAATGAGCTTTCTCAACTGGAATCTAAAAAAATAGGAGGTGCCAGTATAGCATCACCACTACAGACCATCGATTATAAATATAACATCCGTGGCTGGATGACTAAGATTAATGACCCTGATAACCTTAATGGAAAATTATTCGGATACTCAATGAGATACCAGGATCCTGCTATTCCCGGCACATCAACTCCCCAATATGGAGGGAATATTTCAGAGGTACACTGGAAAGCGGCAAATGATGATGTTTATAAAGCATACCATTACATTTACGATAAATTAAACAGACTCACAGATGCTATTTACAGAGAAGCGTATACCACGGCTCCCAATAATAATTTCTTTAACGAAAATGTAACCTATGACCTGAACGGCAACATAACCAGTTTAAAAAGGAATGGGAAGACCCCTACAGCAGAGACTCAGCTTATTGACAATCTTACCTATAATTATACAGGGAACAGGCTGAATCAGGTTATTGAAACAGTGAACACGGCAGGGTATGAAGGCGGTAACAATATCATAGACTATGATCTGAACGGAAGTATGATTAATATGAAGGATAAAGGTATTGAGGCTATTGTTTATAACCATTTGAGCTTGCCGGATTCATATTCGATTACCCAGAATAATCCTTTAGGAAACATTGTAAGTTTTGGTTTGAGTTATTTATACCGGGCTGATGGGTCAAAACTTCGTAAACAATACACTAAAGGAGGAGGAAAAGGTCAGTCTATGACCACTAATATTACAGATTACCTGGATGGTTTTCAATACAGTTATAGTGAGACCACAGCAAGTTGTGCGTGGTGCAGAACAAGTGTGGCCTACGAAGAGCAGGCTTTCAAAGAAGTTATTTTAGATCCAATTTTACCCGACCGTCTACCGGAATGGAAACTGGACTTTGTTCCCACTTCTGAAGGATTTTACAGTTTCACGGAAAACCGTTATATTTACCAGTACCGAGATCATTTGGGAAATGCAAGGGTAAGTTTTGCCAAAAACAGCGCAGGAATTCTTGAAATTACAGATGTCAATAATTATTATCCATTTGGCTTAAGTCATGTAGGAGGAAATAAGGGGCTTTTGGGTGACTATAAAAACTACAAGTACAATGGAAAGGAGCTTCAAGAGACGGGAATGTATGATTATGGAGTAAGATTTTATATGCCTGATCTGGGAAGATGGGGTGTTGTGGATCCGCTGGCGGAGAAGATGAGAAGGTACACTCCATATAATTACGCATTTGATAATCCAATAAGATTTATCGATCCTGATGGGAGACAAGCAAAAGATATTATTATATTAACGGCGAATGGTTCTTTCAAAGCTTCGAAAGAAATAATGTATAAGACTGAAGAAGGGAGACGTATTTGGGATAAGTATGGAACTAGCAAAGGCTGATGATATATATATAAATTCTAAAAACTTTGGTACTAGTTCATCAACTGTAGCGGAAACCATTGCTGATGTAAAGTCTATGGGACTTACAAAAGATGGAAAAGTATCTATTCCTGAAGGATATTCCAATTCTTCAGAATTCAACAATCTTGATATAACCCAATCAGGCGATAAAAATGTACACTTAATTTCTTTAAATGAAAATTTTTTCAAAGAAGAGAATAGTGATTCAAGATACAGCGCTACATATAAAAACAAACGAGGTATTGAGAAAACAACTGGATATAGCAATTATGATTTAGCGGAAACTGTTTATCACGAAATGAATGCACATATAGAAAACAGAACAGGAGATGAAGATACAGAACACACTAAATATGGAACAGATGGGTTTAAATTAATAACTCCAAGAACTCCTGGAACTGATTCGGAGAAAATAGTCAACCAACTTGTAAATGTTCGAGAAGAAGAAAAGAAAAAAAATAATGGAACAAATTAAAAGAAAAGCATTTATATATATTCTGCTGTTATGTTTTGCAGGGAATGCAAAAGCACAGATATTAGAGTTTTATGAACCAATTATTGTAACTTATAAATCAGGAATGCTAAATAATGAAAAAATTGATTTAGGAATATTTGATTATTTTCAAGATGATACTTCAAAAATGAAGTATGAATATTTAAAATACAATTCTGATAAAGAAATATTAAGCAAGTATGATAGTGATAATATGACTTTCCAAACAATACTTTGTTTGAGTACCCCAAATTTTAAATCAAAGCAGGAAATAAAATTAGGTATGTTTGATGGATTTGTTTTAACACGAGAAAATTCTGGTAGTTTTATAGCTACCTCGCCATATGGAAATGGAAGATATCCTTCACACCACAAAATAATTAAATCAATAGATGTACTTCAAAAAACAAAAAAGACATTAATAATAAGAGTTAATTATCAAGATGAATTTGAATGGAAATACTTCGGAATACTAGTTCTTAAAGATTATAAATATGAAAATTTGGAAGATGAAGAATAACTAGAGGGAAACCTTAGTGCAACTTATAAGAATTATAAATACAGCGGTAAAGAATTGAAAGAGACTGGAATGTATGATTATGGAGCGAGATTTTATATGCCGGATATCGGAAGATGGGAGTAGTGGATCCGCTCGCAGAGAAATATTTTAATATATCGCCATTTAATTATACCGCAAATAATCCTATTCTTTATATTGATCCCGATGGGATGCAATTAGATTTGAGTGATATAATGAAGAAAGGTAATGAAGAGCAATATAAAGCTTTTGTGTTTTTTGCTAAAACAAAAGAAGGACAAGCTTTTTTATCTAAATATATGGAGAAAGGGCAAAAAGTTGAATACGGAGGAAAGACTATTTTTGAAGCAAAGGCTAATGAAGAGTATCATAATAAAGGCATAGATTTATCATATGGAGTCAAAACAAACTCATCCGTAGGTGGGTCTACAACAGGCAAAACTAAGGAAGATGAGAAGAATGTCTCGATTTTGATTTCAAATAAAGCATATGGCGATTCTGGCAGTCAGTTTTTTAATACTTTAAGACAAATAGTTCACGAATCTTTTGTTCACGCTGATTTGGAAGCTAATGATCTTCAAGATGACGGTTATCTTAATTCAAGTAGCATTCCAAAAGAATATAGAAAATATGACACTTGGGAATCTCAACATGGGCAACATTATTATATCCAGAATGAGTATTTAAAATATCCTACAAACAATAAGGTAAATACATACACTAAGGAAGGGTTTCAAATTCTTAAGCAAGCAAACGAGGCTCTAAAATTAAAGTTAGGTAATTTCTCAGATAAAAACTGAAATGTGGAATTTTAACGGGTCTATGATAAAAGTAGATAAAAATGGAAGTCTCAACATAAAGATCAATAGTCGTATGAAATTAATTAGTATTATAATGATTAGTATACTATTGCTTTCATGTCATAAAGAAAAGCAAGAGTATATTGAAGTATCATTGGGATTTAGTATGAATCCTAATGAACCAAGGATTGGAATCCTCATAAATGACAAAGACTCTTTGTATGTATGTATGTATGTATGTATGTATGTATGGAAGATTTAATATCAGTTGACAAAGGAATAAAATATAAATATTTTAAATCAACTCAAAAGATTGATTTTGCTTCTTAAAAAAAAAATATTAAACTCTTTTTATGATTCAATTCAATTTAAAAGTATTCCTGATGCCCAGCCACGACAGATAAATTATTATTTAAATGGGAAGAATCTCAAATTTAGATTTAATTCACACGAATTATCAAAGAGACAAGAGGAAATTATTG
The Chryseobacterium sp. W4I1 DNA segment above includes these coding regions:
- a CDS encoding DUF6443 domain-containing protein, with the translated sequence MKKILIPIGTLLLSNFVNAQLTQLPNTENYIQAKTYLDYSGTTPTKTSETVQYFDGLGRPKQIVNVKASPLGRDVVTHIEYDGFGRQVKDFLPVPQSGTLNGAIVPTPLGNASSVYGSEKIYAEKIPENSPLDRIQQQIQVGNDWSNKPVKFDYDTNIEEDYVRKYETTTTWVDGRTQTSVQLLQYFQASKLYKNTVTDEDGNKTIEFKNGKGQVLLVRKVLNATQNTDTYYVYNEYDQLAFVIPPLASAPTVETTTVENLYYQYRYDGRNRLVEKKLPGKGWEYMVYDKADRLILTQDAVMKPTEKWLMTKYDTFGRVIYTGIVAGGKRPVMQNLIKDLVITESRNTTGFTQNGMAVYYTNVYFPADTQTILSINYYDTYPTGSSAVTNVFAQELLTDNPANSQTTKGMLTASYVKNIEDDKWTKNFIWYDTKGRNIGSRSNNHLGGYTVVNHKLDFAGVVLQTNTYHRRLGTDPEMHIAEKFTYDSQNRLLTHTHQIGSNPVEYLAQNKYNELSQLESKKIGGASIASPLQTIDYKYNIRGWMTKINDPDNLNGKLFGYSMRYQDPAIPGTSTPQYGGNISEVHWKAANDDVYKAYHYIYDKLNRLTDAIYREAYTTAPNNNFFNENVTYDLNGNITSLKRNGKTPTAETQLIDNLTYNYTGNRLNQVIETVNTAGYEGGNNIIDYDLNGSMINMKDKGIEAIVYNHLSLPDSYSITQNNPLGNIVSFGLSYLYRADGSKLRKQYTKGGGKGQSMTTNITDYLDGFQYSYSETTASCAWCRTSVAYEEQAFKEVILDPILPDRLPEWKLDFVPTSEGFYSFTENRYIYQYRDHLGNARVSFAKNSAGILEITDVNNYYPFGLSHVGGNKGLLGDYKNYKYNGKELQETGMYDYGVRFYMPDLGRWGVVDPLAEKMRRYTPYNYAFDNPIRFIDPDGRQAKDIIILTANGSFKASKEIMYKTEEGRRIWDKYGTSKG